From Oenococcus sicerae, the proteins below share one genomic window:
- a CDS encoding peptidoglycan D,D-transpeptidase FtsI family protein, protein MNRKPELKNFNRKEQRSGNSSIIPTRLNILLGVSGFLLLLLIIKLGMLTIVSGNSYLALINKTDATVETTAAPRGIIYDSTGKVLVGNKSVPSISFERLPEISTTDIYNTAGRLSKYLSVDTNSVTQSQEIDYYLANKKNNDKTINALKLTSKQKNKLTNSEIYKKTVHYLQKKNFKSTGSEKNSVAIYEKMIQTTSLSTTALKSTGVTTSEISRIGERLSQFPGIRVNQGWTRDYPQGSSAKSLLGSLSGSASGLPESGLSTYLAQGYTRTESVGISGIEEQYEQTLRGINKKTQITTNSQNKIVKSKVTQSGQSGNNLQLTINAKFQSDVSNILKENMQTGLTTGGYAAVMNPKTGGLYALAGWDRNNQTGKLTQNDLAAVQDPIVMGSVIKPAMVAMALQAGVITPSNSTQDDQLIKLAGTPEKHSDFNPTGTKIALTAEQALEDSSNTYMIQLALKMNGTPYVSGMSLAVSSSIWNTMRNGFGQFGLGLRTGVDLPNETPGYRGSITGSLASSFVDESFGQYDTYSVIQMARFVSVIANGGYLVQPKVVESVLKSGKNGVQPSVTSSLTPTIQGNVKLSSDEWNVIKTGMWNVANGSSSYNTGGTLIHTLRPRVAAKTGTAESFTNGQQTQNDTMVMYSPYAPYAIAIAYPGDKVDSFGNVEKAAAAIYNAFWNDVMPKPND, encoded by the coding sequence GTGAACAGAAAACCAGAATTAAAAAATTTTAATAGAAAAGAACAACGATCAGGGAATAGTTCAATTATTCCAACGCGTTTGAATATCCTTTTAGGAGTCAGCGGTTTTTTGCTGTTGCTGCTAATTATAAAGTTAGGTATGTTAACGATCGTTTCAGGAAATAGTTATTTAGCCTTAATTAATAAGACTGATGCAACAGTGGAGACGACAGCTGCACCACGTGGCATTATTTATGATTCAACTGGAAAAGTATTGGTCGGCAATAAATCAGTGCCATCAATTAGTTTTGAACGTTTGCCGGAAATTTCTACCACAGATATTTACAATACTGCTGGTCGTCTTTCTAAATATCTATCCGTCGATACTAATTCAGTAACGCAAAGTCAAGAAATTGACTATTATTTAGCCAATAAAAAAAATAACGACAAGACGATCAATGCGCTAAAACTGACCAGCAAACAAAAAAATAAATTGACCAACTCTGAAATTTATAAAAAAACTGTTCACTATTTGCAGAAAAAAAATTTCAAAAGTACTGGCTCTGAGAAAAACAGTGTTGCAATATACGAAAAAATGATTCAAACGACCAGCCTTTCAACGACGGCTTTAAAATCCACAGGTGTCACAACGAGTGAAATATCTAGAATTGGCGAACGGTTGAGTCAATTTCCTGGTATCAGAGTAAACCAAGGCTGGACGAGAGATTATCCGCAAGGATCAAGTGCTAAATCACTTTTGGGATCCTTATCCGGATCTGCTAGTGGCCTGCCAGAAAGTGGATTATCGACTTATTTGGCTCAAGGATATACGAGAACGGAAAGTGTTGGTATTTCTGGAATTGAAGAACAATATGAACAGACTCTTAGAGGTATCAACAAAAAGACACAAATTACGACTAATTCTCAAAACAAAATAGTTAAAAGCAAAGTAACTCAGTCTGGCCAGTCTGGCAATAATTTGCAGTTGACGATCAACGCTAAATTTCAAAGTGATGTTTCAAATATTTTGAAAGAAAATATGCAAACAGGTTTAACCACTGGTGGTTATGCTGCTGTTATGAATCCTAAAACTGGTGGCCTTTATGCCTTGGCTGGTTGGGACCGTAATAATCAGACTGGAAAACTAACTCAAAATGATTTGGCTGCTGTGCAGGATCCAATTGTTATGGGTTCTGTGATCAAACCGGCGATGGTGGCTATGGCTTTGCAAGCCGGTGTTATTACGCCAAGTAATTCAACTCAGGATGATCAATTGATCAAATTAGCTGGAACACCTGAGAAACATTCTGATTTTAATCCGACCGGTACAAAGATCGCCTTAACGGCCGAACAAGCCTTGGAAGATTCTTCAAACACTTATATGATCCAATTAGCTTTGAAAATGAATGGTACGCCTTACGTGTCCGGCATGTCATTAGCAGTCAGTTCGTCCATTTGGAATACGATGCGTAATGGTTTTGGCCAATTTGGTCTCGGCCTGCGGACTGGCGTTGATTTGCCCAATGAAACACCTGGCTACCGGGGTTCCATTACTGGTTCTTTAGCTAGTTCTTTTGTTGATGAGTCCTTCGGCCAATACGACACTTATTCCGTGATTCAAATGGCACGTTTCGTCAGTGTCATTGCAAATGGTGGTTATCTCGTCCAGCCAAAAGTGGTTGAGTCAGTTTTGAAATCTGGTAAAAATGGTGTCCAGCCGTCAGTGACGAGCAGTTTAACACCAACGATTCAAGGGAATGTGAAATTATCGAGTGATGAATGGAATGTGATTAAAACCGGTATGTGGAATGTAGCGAACGGCAGCAGCTCTTACAACACCGGCGGGACCTTAATACATACACTAAGACCCCGAGTAGCTGCCAAGACTGGAACGGCTGAATCATTTACAAATGGCCAGCAAACGCAAAACGATACAATGGTCATGTATTCACCTTATGCGCCATATGCCATTGCGATCGCATATCCAGGCGATAAAGTTGATAGTTTTGGTAATGTTGAAAAAGCCGCCGCAGCTATTTATAATGCTTTTTGGAATGATGTAATGCCTAAACCAAATGACTAA
- a CDS encoding YfhO family protein: MREKIQKIISNHYFLSFILPAMIMLGYFAYRKMAPFGNSSILTVDLGQQYIDMFSGMRETILHNPHQLFYSFGKNFGGEMFSEWSYYLFSPLNLLLLFFNQANLPSGILLLTVLRFGLSGLSMQCLLVKQNFASKNLALVFSSSYALSGWFIANQVNLLWQDEIILLPLIIYFAISAILEKKYLPFTLIFAFSIIDNFYIAYMIGVFLPFFALWQISRQPSKILSWLISMYRFLLAMFGSVLVAAVVLLPTAYQLLQGKGQDTIAKIDWQFIAKPYLLILKLIPGSFNFSQMKTGQANIFVPFVIIIGLIAYFFLRKEKISTKIIAGFTIGLYGLSFIWQPLNIFFHMMQYPVWYPYRYSFIFIFFVLLLAAIGLQQSRHANLKTFVLSAVLICGITLTAFIYDGKIDFVDQQQVHLFIFVSVFGLFVYLIRRYMSFNFWSYFLLLVALTSSALNAYLSTNNFGYLTNSEYQRTIQALRQSTSNLSKKGFYRVGQTFSRTRGDPFATGFNGGMHFSSTVDKKTPELFGAFGQAAGDYVASYSYGTILTDAIFDMKYFISPVYGSSTAAGSSRSMANSYRPDLTSYQLLQSKDQTMTIKNNNALPIIFPTSKQVLKSQIYPENPILTANSLWTKLANTKSVVKENIPFTYNTTNLQRLLYLNGQTAEKISNTQDASLNISFTPTTNDAYYLTLPSSFANDASWITINGETIPQDTNRQDVVALNVANQDKNFQITISIHLKNSSLFLNNLTLYSIDRTQVSQAAKKIQKTGITNLKFNQTSFTGNIHAAQDQKLLMTTIPASPGWKIKIDGKNTTVKTIDHYFVGAKINPGKHRIKIYYEEPYLHIALFISVISLFIIIGFNLRKRFTKIN; encoded by the coding sequence ATGCGAGAAAAAATCCAAAAAATTATTTCAAATCATTACTTTTTAAGTTTTATACTGCCGGCTATGATTATGCTCGGCTATTTTGCTTATCGCAAGATGGCGCCTTTTGGCAACAGCTCAATTCTGACTGTTGATCTAGGACAACAGTATATCGATATGTTTTCTGGAATGAGAGAGACGATTCTGCATAATCCGCATCAGCTCTTTTATAGTTTTGGCAAAAATTTTGGCGGTGAAATGTTTTCCGAGTGGTCATATTACCTTTTTAGCCCACTGAATTTGCTTTTACTATTTTTTAATCAAGCAAATCTGCCTAGCGGTATCTTGTTGTTGACTGTTTTGCGTTTTGGGTTATCCGGCTTATCAATGCAATGCTTGTTAGTCAAGCAGAATTTCGCATCAAAAAATTTAGCTTTGGTTTTCTCTAGTTCATATGCTTTGTCTGGCTGGTTTATTGCTAATCAAGTCAATCTGCTTTGGCAAGACGAAATTATCCTGCTCCCCTTAATTATTTACTTTGCCATTTCAGCAATTCTGGAAAAAAAATATCTGCCTTTTACACTAATTTTCGCCTTCTCAATTATCGATAATTTTTATATCGCCTACATGATCGGTGTCTTCTTGCCATTTTTTGCACTTTGGCAAATAAGTCGCCAACCTTCAAAAATTTTAAGCTGGCTTATAAGCATGTATCGTTTTCTACTGGCCATGTTTGGTTCGGTGCTTGTTGCAGCTGTCGTATTGCTGCCAACTGCCTATCAGCTTTTGCAAGGCAAAGGCCAGGATACAATCGCTAAAATCGACTGGCAGTTTATTGCTAAACCATATTTATTAATTCTGAAATTAATTCCGGGATCCTTTAATTTCAGCCAAATGAAGACAGGCCAAGCCAACATTTTTGTGCCCTTTGTCATCATCATCGGTTTGATAGCCTATTTCTTCTTGAGAAAAGAAAAAATATCGACAAAAATTATTGCCGGGTTCACCATTGGACTATATGGATTAAGCTTCATTTGGCAGCCTTTAAATATTTTCTTTCATATGATGCAGTATCCTGTCTGGTATCCATATCGTTACAGTTTTATTTTTATTTTCTTCGTTTTATTACTTGCAGCCATCGGCTTGCAGCAGAGCAGACATGCCAACCTCAAAACTTTCGTTTTAAGCGCTGTGCTCATCTGCGGTATTACATTAACGGCTTTCATATATGACGGCAAAATCGATTTTGTGGATCAGCAGCAGGTGCATCTGTTTATTTTTGTCTCCGTTTTTGGACTTTTTGTTTATCTTATTAGGCGCTATATGAGTTTTAATTTTTGGTCCTACTTTCTTCTACTCGTTGCCTTAACAAGCTCAGCTTTGAATGCTTATCTATCAACGAATAATTTTGGTTATTTAACCAACAGCGAATATCAAAGAACTATCCAAGCACTTAGACAGTCAACGAGCAATTTATCCAAAAAAGGTTTTTACCGAGTTGGCCAAACCTTTTCTAGAACACGTGGTGATCCTTTTGCGACTGGTTTTAATGGCGGCATGCATTTTTCTTCGACCGTTGATAAAAAAACGCCTGAATTATTTGGTGCTTTCGGACAGGCCGCAGGTGATTATGTGGCCTCGTATTCCTATGGCACTATTTTAACTGATGCTATTTTTGATATGAAATACTTTATATCACCTGTCTACGGCAGTTCAACTGCAGCCGGATCATCAAGATCTATGGCTAATTCTTATCGGCCAGACCTCACAAGCTACCAGCTGCTCCAAAGCAAGGATCAGACGATGACCATTAAAAACAATAATGCTTTGCCAATCATTTTTCCTACTTCCAAACAAGTACTGAAAAGTCAAATTTATCCTGAAAATCCCATCTTAACTGCTAATTCTCTTTGGACTAAATTAGCAAACACAAAAAGTGTGGTCAAGGAGAATATTCCCTTTACCTACAACACAACCAACCTGCAAAGACTGCTTTATTTAAATGGACAAACGGCTGAAAAAATTTCAAACACACAGGATGCTTCGCTCAATATCAGTTTCACACCGACAACAAATGATGCCTATTACTTGACACTACCGAGCTCATTTGCAAACGATGCCAGTTGGATCACGATTAATGGCGAAACAATACCACAAGATACAAATCGCCAAGATGTCGTGGCGTTAAATGTTGCTAATCAAGACAAAAACTTTCAGATCACTATCTCTATCCATTTAAAAAATTCCTCACTTTTTTTAAATAACTTAACATTGTATTCAATTGATCGTACGCAGGTAAGCCAAGCAGCTAAGAAAATTCAGAAAACCGGTATCACAAACTTAAAGTTCAATCAGACTAGTTTTACAGGAAATATCCATGCTGCACAGGATCAAAAACTCTTAATGACAACTATTCCAGCCAGCCCGGGTTGGAAAATTAAAATCGATGGAAAAAATACGACAGTTAAAACGATTGATCACTATTTTGTAGGGGCAAAAATTAATCCTGGCAAACATCGAATTAAGATTTATTATGAAGAGCCTTACCTTCACATAGCATTATTCATCAGTGTTATTAGTTTGTTTATCATAATCGGATTTAATTTACGAAAACGCTTTACTAAAATTAACTAA
- the greA gene encoding transcription elongation factor GreA, with amino-acid sequence MAEEKTYPMTAEGLAKLQAELDDLITNKRPTITARIQEARAFGDLSENSEYQSAKDEQAFVEGRVKQLQQMIQFAQVIDASTVSKNVVTLGKTISFKEVPDGDTETYTIVGSAESDPLTGLISNDSPMGKALLNHKTGDQVEIPLPGNNSVTVAITHVAKAK; translated from the coding sequence ATGGCAGAAGAAAAAACATATCCAATGACTGCTGAAGGCCTTGCTAAGCTTCAAGCAGAACTTGACGATCTCATTACAAATAAACGTCCAACGATCACGGCCCGAATTCAAGAAGCAAGAGCTTTCGGCGACCTATCGGAAAACTCTGAATACCAGTCGGCCAAAGACGAGCAAGCTTTTGTTGAGGGTAGAGTGAAACAACTCCAACAAATGATTCAGTTTGCCCAAGTAATCGATGCCTCAACCGTTTCAAAAAACGTCGTCACACTAGGAAAAACAATTTCCTTTAAAGAGGTTCCAGATGGTGATACAGAAACCTACACGATAGTAGGCTCTGCTGAATCCGATCCGTTAACTGGTCTTATTTCAAACGATTCGCCAATGGGAAAAGCCTTGCTAAACCATAAAACTGGCGATCAAGTTGAAATTCCCCTGCCTGGCAATAATTCGGTCACAGTTGCGATCACCCATGTTGCTAAAGCAAAGTAA
- a CDS encoding endolytic transglycosylase MltG, giving the protein MQKQKNRSRSRKRKQKKSKLQKIAFVLIIFILIIILGINISDKLTTDHLKTEYSAVDPQDNSYQTVVIKSGSTVQDMAKDLHEAGLVRSELYFSKFALGKGGSGLQAGTYYLKKSQSMSEIYAQLVKGPNIDVYRKLFIEKRASYAKELQTKYKVLASINLAQTILESEWGTSTLASKYNNYYGIKAQGKQKSVQLDTKEYLNGKWVTEKDKFAVYSDWRTGMLAHAKFIANGTALNSAQFKDVLSAGDYKKAAAALVTDGYATDPDYANKIITIIETYKLNQYDN; this is encoded by the coding sequence ATGCAAAAACAAAAAAATCGATCACGTTCCAGAAAAAGAAAACAAAAAAAATCCAAGTTGCAAAAAATTGCCTTCGTTCTGATAATTTTCATCTTGATTATTATTCTTGGCATTAATATATCTGATAAACTCACGACAGACCATTTGAAAACTGAATATTCAGCAGTTGATCCACAGGATAACAGTTATCAAACGGTTGTCATTAAATCTGGATCGACGGTTCAAGATATGGCCAAAGATCTTCATGAAGCTGGATTGGTGAGATCTGAATTATACTTTTCCAAATTTGCGTTAGGCAAAGGCGGCAGCGGTTTACAAGCTGGTACCTATTATTTGAAGAAATCTCAATCAATGTCTGAAATATACGCGCAATTAGTAAAGGGACCAAACATTGATGTCTATCGTAAATTGTTCATCGAAAAACGCGCATCATATGCTAAGGAATTACAGACAAAATACAAGGTTCTCGCTTCGATTAATTTAGCGCAGACAATCTTGGAGTCAGAGTGGGGAACTAGTACCTTGGCCTCTAAATATAACAATTATTATGGAATTAAAGCTCAAGGCAAACAAAAAAGCGTTCAACTGGATACAAAAGAATATTTGAATGGCAAATGGGTGACTGAAAAAGATAAATTTGCTGTTTATTCTGATTGGCGGACAGGCATGCTAGCTCATGCTAAATTTATCGCTAATGGCACTGCTTTGAATTCAGCCCAATTTAAAGATGTATTGTCAGCTGGTGACTACAAAAAAGCAGCGGCAGCACTTGTGACTGACGGTTACGCAACAGATCCAGATTACGCAAACAAAATTATCACGATTATCGAGACTTACAAATTAAACCAATATGATAATTAA
- the adhE gene encoding bifunctional acetaldehyde-CoA/alcohol dehydrogenase codes for MAVETKKTTKKSLTPEELQAKKDAAVKYIGGLVDKSNEALLEFSVYSQTQVDKIVAAMALAGSEHSLELAHFARNETGRGVVEDKDTKNRFASESVYNAIKADKTVGVIHEDPVTGKVELAAPLGILAGIVPTTNPTSTTIFKSLLTAKTRNTIIFAFHPQAQKSSVAAAKIVYQAARKAGAPENFIQWVESPSLENTSALMQNPKIASILATGGPAMVHAALTSGNPSMGVGAGNGAIFIDHTARVRRAVEDLLLSKRFDNGMICATENSAVVESAVYDEFTRLMQEKGAYLVPKNDYKKVADFVFNEKHGVNGPVAGMSGRWIAEHSGINLPEGKDVLLFELDKNDIGEKLSSEKLSPLLSIYKVADRQEAIKVVQRLLNYQGAGHNAAIQIGAQDDPFVKEYADAVSASRILVNQPDSIGGVGDIYTDALRPSMTLGTGSWGKNSLSHNLSTYDLLNIKTVARRRNRPQWVRLPKDIYYEKNAITYLQELPNVNRAFIITGHALVKYGFVDRVLEQFELRQDQVKTSIYSSVQPDPYLSQAVEIAKQMQEFEPDTVIALGGGSPLDVAKIARFLYEYSQEADHVGFLDNLDDIKELFKGLQQKFMDIRKRIVKFEHQNLTQLVAIPTTSGTGSEVTPFSVITDDESHVKYPLADYELTPQVAIVDPELVMTVPKRTIALSGLDALSHSLESYVSVMSSEFTRPWALQAIKLIFENIVDSYNYDPNHPTNRGAEAREKMHYASTLAGMSFGNAFLGINHSLAHKTGGEFGLPHGLAISIAMPHVIRFNAVTGNVKRTPFPRYEVYTAQKDYADIARHIGLMGKDDAALVEKLIVKIKELTDALDVDVTLSGNGVDKKIFEESLDRLVDLVYDDQCTPGNPRQPSLAEIRKLLIDQF; via the coding sequence ATGGCAGTCGAAACAAAAAAAACCACAAAAAAATCGTTAACTCCCGAAGAGCTTCAAGCTAAAAAGGATGCTGCGGTTAAGTATATTGGGGGTCTAGTCGACAAATCAAATGAGGCGTTGTTAGAATTCTCAGTTTATAGTCAAACTCAGGTTGATAAAATTGTTGCTGCGATGGCCTTGGCTGGTTCTGAACACTCGCTGGAACTGGCTCACTTTGCTCGCAATGAAACGGGACGAGGTGTTGTTGAAGATAAGGATACGAAAAATCGTTTTGCATCTGAGTCTGTCTATAACGCAATTAAAGCTGATAAAACAGTTGGTGTGATCCACGAGGACCCTGTCACAGGAAAAGTGGAATTAGCGGCACCACTGGGTATTCTAGCTGGTATTGTACCGACCACTAATCCAACTTCTACCACGATCTTTAAATCCTTGCTAACGGCTAAAACGCGAAATACAATTATTTTCGCCTTCCATCCTCAGGCCCAAAAGTCATCAGTCGCTGCAGCAAAAATTGTTTACCAAGCTGCTAGGAAAGCAGGTGCACCGGAAAACTTTATTCAATGGGTAGAATCACCGTCGCTAGAGAATACGAGTGCCTTAATGCAGAATCCTAAAATCGCTTCTATTTTAGCAACTGGTGGTCCTGCCATGGTCCACGCGGCCTTAACATCCGGAAATCCCTCGATGGGTGTTGGCGCTGGGAATGGCGCTATCTTCATTGACCATACCGCTCGAGTTCGTCGTGCAGTTGAAGATTTGCTTTTGTCAAAACGTTTTGACAATGGCATGATTTGTGCAACGGAAAATTCAGCAGTTGTTGAATCGGCGGTTTATGATGAATTTACGAGATTGATGCAAGAAAAAGGTGCTTATTTAGTGCCTAAAAACGACTATAAAAAAGTAGCTGATTTTGTTTTCAATGAAAAACACGGTGTGAATGGTCCGGTGGCTGGCATGAGCGGTCGATGGATCGCTGAACATTCTGGCATTAATTTGCCTGAAGGTAAAGATGTTCTTTTGTTCGAACTTGATAAAAATGATATTGGCGAAAAATTATCTTCCGAAAAACTAAGCCCATTACTATCGATTTATAAAGTTGCTGACCGCCAAGAAGCCATTAAAGTTGTTCAAAGGCTGCTTAATTATCAAGGTGCTGGCCATAATGCTGCGATTCAGATCGGTGCGCAAGATGATCCATTCGTCAAAGAGTATGCTGATGCCGTTTCTGCTTCTCGAATTCTTGTGAACCAGCCTGACTCGATTGGCGGTGTTGGCGATATTTATACGGACGCTTTGCGGCCAAGTATGACGCTCGGTACCGGATCATGGGGGAAGAATTCATTGTCACACAATTTGTCTACTTACGATTTATTGAATATTAAAACTGTCGCACGTCGACGTAATCGGCCCCAATGGGTCCGTTTGCCTAAAGATATTTATTATGAAAAAAATGCAATTACTTATCTGCAGGAATTGCCAAACGTCAATAGGGCATTTATTATTACGGGACATGCACTGGTTAAATATGGTTTTGTTGATCGTGTACTTGAACAGTTCGAACTTCGTCAAGACCAAGTTAAGACTAGTATTTACAGTTCCGTACAGCCTGATCCTTATTTAAGCCAAGCGGTAGAAATTGCTAAACAAATGCAGGAATTTGAGCCAGATACTGTGATTGCCTTGGGTGGTGGTTCGCCATTAGATGTTGCAAAAATTGCACGCTTTCTTTATGAGTATTCACAAGAAGCTGATCATGTTGGTTTTTTGGATAATCTTGATGATATTAAAGAATTATTCAAGGGTCTTCAGCAAAAATTCATGGATATTCGGAAACGAATCGTGAAGTTTGAACATCAAAATTTGACGCAACTAGTAGCTATTCCAACAACATCCGGTACCGGTTCAGAAGTGACACCGTTTTCTGTTATTACAGATGACGAAAGTCATGTGAAATATCCATTGGCTGATTACGAACTAACACCTCAGGTGGCCATCGTTGACCCTGAATTGGTTATGACGGTCCCTAAGCGCACGATTGCACTTTCCGGACTCGATGCCTTGTCACACTCGCTTGAATCTTATGTATCTGTGATGAGTTCTGAGTTTACCCGCCCTTGGGCTTTGCAAGCAATTAAGCTTATTTTCGAAAATATTGTTGACTCATATAATTATGATCCAAATCATCCAACAAATCGTGGTGCAGAAGCAAGAGAGAAAATGCATTATGCCTCAACTTTGGCTGGTATGTCCTTTGGCAACGCTTTTCTTGGGATCAACCATTCTCTTGCACACAAAACGGGTGGTGAGTTCGGTTTGCCGCACGGCCTAGCGATCAGCATTGCAATGCCGCATGTGATTCGTTTTAATGCCGTGACTGGCAATGTTAAACGAACACCTTTCCCACGTTATGAAGTTTATACAGCCCAAAAGGATTATGCAGATATCGCCCGTCACATTGGTCTGATGGGTAAAGATGATGCAGCATTAGTTGAAAAATTAATTGTCAAAATTAAAGAATTGACTGATGCTTTGGATGTTGACGTGACTTTAAGCGGCAATGGTGTTGATAAAAAAATTTTTGAAGAATCACTGGATCGCTTGGTTGACTTGGTTTATGACGATCAATGCACGCCAGGCAATCCACGTCAGCCGAGTTTAGCTGAAATTAGAAAATTATTGATCGATCAGTTCTAA
- a CDS encoding acetate/propionate family kinase, with translation MTKILSVNAGSSSLKFKLLNMPEEDVIAEGVIERIGAGLDQDDNVTIKLNGEKHKSRQEFDDHEQAINFMLAQFKELGIVKDFNEIKGIGHRVVAGGEWFNKSVLVDDEVLKKVERLAAYAPLHNAANALGIRAFSKIIPEAVEVVVFDTAFHQTMPKENYLYAIPYEYYTKYGVRRYGAHGTSHKYVAEQAAKLLGKPLEDLKLITMHLGAGASITAIKNGKSYDTSMGFSPLAGLMMATRSGDVDYSLMNYVKGKEGLSDQETLDILNHKSGLLGVSTISSDMRDLLDVYDTNDHAKLAVDMFVDRVVDYIGQYYFELQGADALVFTAGIGENSIPVRKMVIDKLAFLGVKLDEEANSKRGSATEITTADSKIKAFMIPTNEELEIARDVQRLMK, from the coding sequence ATGACAAAAATATTATCAGTTAATGCTGGATCATCGTCATTAAAATTTAAATTACTGAATATGCCCGAAGAGGATGTTATTGCTGAAGGCGTTATTGAAAGAATTGGTGCAGGCCTTGATCAGGATGATAATGTCACGATTAAGTTAAATGGCGAAAAACATAAAAGCCGCCAGGAATTCGATGATCATGAACAAGCGATCAATTTTATGCTTGCTCAGTTTAAAGAACTTGGTATCGTGAAAGATTTCAATGAAATCAAAGGTATTGGTCACCGTGTTGTTGCTGGTGGAGAATGGTTCAACAAATCAGTTTTGGTCGATGATGAGGTTTTGAAGAAAGTTGAGCGGCTGGCGGCTTATGCACCCTTGCATAACGCAGCTAATGCACTTGGAATCAGGGCTTTTTCAAAGATCATTCCTGAAGCTGTTGAAGTTGTTGTTTTCGATACAGCTTTTCATCAAACAATGCCCAAAGAAAACTATTTATATGCGATTCCTTACGAATATTACACAAAATACGGTGTGCGTCGATATGGTGCTCATGGTACCTCTCATAAATACGTTGCCGAACAAGCAGCTAAGCTTTTAGGTAAACCATTGGAAGACTTAAAGCTGATCACAATGCATCTAGGTGCTGGCGCTTCAATAACAGCGATTAAAAATGGTAAATCTTATGATACCTCGATGGGCTTTTCTCCTTTAGCCGGACTGATGATGGCAACACGTTCTGGGGATGTTGATTACTCGCTGATGAATTACGTTAAAGGCAAAGAAGGTCTTTCTGATCAGGAAACGTTAGATATTTTAAATCACAAATCTGGCTTGTTAGGCGTTTCGACGATTTCCAGTGATATGCGTGATTTGCTTGATGTTTATGACACCAATGACCATGCCAAACTGGCAGTCGATATGTTTGTTGACAGAGTTGTAGACTACATTGGCCAATATTACTTTGAACTGCAGGGGGCAGATGCTTTGGTCTTTACAGCTGGTATTGGCGAAAATTCAATTCCGGTTAGAAAGATGGTCATCGATAAATTAGCATTTTTAGGTGTTAAATTAGATGAAGAAGCGAATTCGAAACGGGGATCGGCTACGGAAATTACGACTGCTGATTCTAAAATCAAAGCCTTTATGATTCCAACTAACGAAGAACTAGAAATTGCTCGGGACGTTCAACGACTGATGAAATAA
- a CDS encoding class I SAM-dependent methyltransferase, which translates to MHTENLVKIVQLLDENISTDFVDPNSVIDAAGKLDFSSFSQKELVNAFNLFFAKRFNQNLVLSNRLTPAVIGDLMALITSKLGLLEDNIFDPAVVFPDLLFQFASQLKGTFSLYGKSDDPNINADIKKLSDLYHFDFKSPNAKKIIISRILGIDFTAESNRMLQESNLKDGESAILLVNSADLQSTDFANLLKKHSELQLIAILKLPTSLFKHIETSLSLLILQRKADNEKVVAQVLLAQIPELSNKENFSKFISQLENWKKENL; encoded by the coding sequence ATGCATACTGAAAATTTAGTTAAAATAGTTCAACTTTTAGATGAGAATATTAGCACAGACTTTGTTGATCCGAATAGTGTGATTGATGCAGCTGGAAAACTGGATTTCAGTTCTTTTTCTCAAAAAGAACTTGTGAATGCTTTTAATCTTTTTTTTGCTAAAAGATTCAATCAAAATTTAGTATTATCAAATCGTCTGACACCCGCTGTTATTGGTGACTTAATGGCGCTGATCACTAGCAAACTTGGTTTACTTGAAGATAATATTTTTGATCCAGCGGTTGTTTTTCCGGATTTACTTTTCCAATTTGCCAGTCAATTAAAAGGAACTTTTAGCTTGTATGGCAAGTCTGATGATCCGAATATTAACGCTGATATTAAAAAGTTATCCGATCTTTATCATTTTGATTTCAAATCACCGAATGCAAAAAAAATAATTATCAGCCGTATTTTGGGCATTGATTTTACCGCAGAAAGTAATCGCATGTTGCAAGAAAGTAATTTGAAGGACGGTGAATCGGCGATCTTACTGGTTAATAGTGCTGATCTACAGTCAACTGATTTCGCAAATTTATTAAAAAAACACTCAGAATTACAATTGATCGCAATCCTTAAATTACCAACGAGCCTGTTTAAACATATTGAAACGAGTTTAAGCCTTCTCATTCTTCAACGAAAAGCGGATAATGAAAAGGTAGTTGCTCAGGTTTTGCTTGCTCAAATCCCAGAGCTTTCAAATAAAGAAAATTTTTCTAAGTTTATTTCGCAGCTTGAAAATTGGAAGAAAGAAAATTTGTGA